One Anolis carolinensis isolate JA03-04 chromosome 4, rAnoCar3.1.pri, whole genome shotgun sequence DNA window includes the following coding sequences:
- the cd40 gene encoding tumor necrosis factor receptor superfamily member 5, with product MGAWWGARRLLRGGFSWALVCTLLWTHLGLASLVLDRGPNCNAKQYKLSDRCCSKCPPGQKVTAVCPGDSSGDTACAPCEEGSFQAEWTQEQECTPHRACSENAGLEVYTPGTTMSQAECRCRRGTHCSSHECHTCRHNTPCGPGQGVKQQATHEQDTVCADCPSGSFSNVSSATDPCQPWSSCEAQNLVQKEKGTPLSDVVCGSLPPLTQKDTERTHLLAFLPLMALLLLGGFFAVCYWLRRRGLQKQQPQQQQHNQDPLQLEGQDPREIDDLEECPALPIQETLLGTKPAQEEGKESRLAVQEQV from the exons AGCCTGGTGCTGGATCGGGGCCCCAACTGCAACGCCAAGCAGTACAAGCTGAGCGACCGGTGCTGCAGCAAGTGCCCCCCAG GACAGAAGGTGACAGCGGTGTGTCCAGGCGACTCGTCGGGCGACACGGCCTGCGCTCCCTGCGAGGAAGGCAGCTTCCAGGCTGAATGGACCCAGGAGCAGGAGTGCACCCCACACCGGGCGTGCAGCGAGA ATGCAGGCCTGGAGGTGTACACGCCCGGGACGACCATGAGCCAGGCTGAGTGCCGATGCCGGAGGGGCACGCATTGCTCCAGCCACGAGTGCCACACCTGCCGGCACAACACCCCTTGTGGGCCTGGGCAAGGGGTCAAGCAGCAAG CAACCCACGAGCAAGACACCGTCTGCGCCGACTGCCCCAGTGGCTCCTTCTCCAACGTCTCTTCGGCCACGGATCCCTGCCAGCCCTGGAGCAG CTGCGAAGCCCAGAACCTCGTCCAGAAGGAGAAGGGGACGCCGTTGTCGGACGTCGTCTGCG GTTCCCTGCCCCCGTTGACCCAAAAGGACACAGAGAGGACCCACTTGTTGGCATTCCTCCCGCTCATGGCCCTCCTTCTCCTGGGGGGCTTCTTTGCTGTCTGCTATTGGCTCCGACGCAGGG GTCTCCAGAAGCAGCAgccgcagcagcagcaacacaacCAG GATCCCCTCCAACTTGAGGGTCAGGATCCAAGGGAGATTGACGACCTGGAGGAGTGCCCCGCTTTGCCCATCCAAGAGACGCTGCTGGGGACCAAGCCGGCccaggaggagggcaaggagAGCCGCCTGGCCGTCCAGGAGCAGGTCTGA